In Tachysurus vachellii isolate PV-2020 chromosome 24, HZAU_Pvac_v1, whole genome shotgun sequence, the sequence TTTTCTGAAAGTCTAAAAGATGtccatttaaattaataaaaaattatgctGAAATAAATGGTTTTCAAACGGGCAAAATCATCGGCAGCCTATGCTAATGAAAATAGTCGATTTGATGACAGATcatgtgtatacatacatatctgCGATGCCCTTGATGTACAGCCACACAGATAGATTTAGACTCACAGTTCTGTCCTGATTGGTCTAGATCATTCTTCCAGTCTTCAAAGTGTTTCCTCAGACTTGAAAAGATGTTAACATGCGGCATATTCCTCAGGTCTTCTCCAATTGATAGGTTGATGACATCCTTAGTAAACGCTGTGAttttctaataaacaaacataaatctgGGATCAGATTTAAAAACTCACAACCACATGCTTTCTAGTATTATTATGGTtacattacaaaaaacaaagagcTGTATTAAAATGGTAACATAGAATATTTTGCTGAAATTAAGATGAAAATGCAGATTTTATAATACatgtagtgttttgtgtttagtgAAGGATATTAATTTAAACCTTCCTTGTCTCTTTTATGATGTTATTTTGTGCTGTGCTGtttgtttctgtgctatgatgaggcttAAATCCTGAAAGTCCGCTTTTTTCTTTGATCACACAATCTTCGTCTGTTCTTTGGATTTAATTTTGTAATCACACTTTTGGACTGTTTGCCTGTATTGTTATTATGATTGTTGtcagtattaatattaaatccTATTCCAATTGCACTTTAAAATGCTACCACTGAGATCCAAGGTCTGCTCCATGACGAGATTGTGTGGCAGCCTCCACCACTGTGTTTGGTGATAAGGCTGATGTTGCAGACTGTCCCTGactctattttctttcttctttcttttagttaacttcatttatttaaattagagCTGCTTCATGACTGCTTTTTATTTAGGTTTTGTGTACAACTCACATCAGTCAGGCAGTTAATTCTTTGGTTTGGTTCTGTAGGAAGCCCTGAACCATAGTGATGTAGTTCAGTCAGCGTTTCATCCAACTTATTCTGGATTTGCTCCTCCAAATGTGGCAGATaacactaatcacacacacgcacgcgcgcacacacacacacacacacacacacacacacacacacacacacatagacacacacacacagacacacacacacaacaaggaTTTTACTACCAGCAAAGACAAGGACAGAAATTTTATTACTAGCAAGGACATTTACCACATACCAATACCACACAACCGACAGGCTTCTAGAACGTTTTTTTACCTCAATGTGAAAGACAAGTTTGAGCATGAGTTTCTCAGCCAGGTTGGGAATGGTGGCTTTACCTTCATCATACAGGGTGCTATGaaaatattaattacattttacacatattttacttttttgtaaCAGAATATATTTTCCTGGATTTATGAGCATTATGACCCTTTGTACAAGCTAATATTGTGCACCTTTAAACTCGTAAAAGAATAACCTCCATAGTAATTTCTAAATAATCTACTTAAAGTCATATCTACCcagagataaaaatgtacacCTGAATTTAGGGTGATTTTCAAAGAAGTTCTTCTCTGTCTCAATAGCTTCATACAGGATGACACGGTCATGGATCTCCTGCTGTCCTCTGCACTTGACAATCATGTAGCCTTTAGTGAGGTTAATGATCTCATTATTGATGATGGACACCACTGCATCCTCTGTGCCTTTATCCACCAGGTCAGGCATTGTTAGGATCCCTGTTATAATCACAAAAAGTCATGGAAGATATCTAGCTAGCTAGACAATGAGAAGAAGCATCAAAAGTTTgcattataatgtattaaaattatACAGGGATGAAAAGACTACAGACCAAGGGTTCTCTCTCCATTTGGATCAACTTCCTTAGCCATTTTAAGTGCTTCTGACGTAGCTATGTCCACATTGCTCTGCACAACCACCAGGATGATGGTACCTTGCTTTGATATGAACTTTCGGGTCAACCTCTTACTCTGAAAGCATTCAAGGAACGTGTTGATGTTACATTTCATAATggtctatttttatattttatcattctTAACAAAGTTATTATAATATCATATTTAATCAGCATTCATATAACCAATACGATTCATTAAataatttctaaaaataatttacctgtTCGCAGATGTCCTCTGGTTGACCATCCATTGGCACACGAACAATTCCAGGCAGATCAATGAGCGTGAGGTCAGGAACATCAGCTGATATCACTTCCAGTCTGATGAGCTCGTCACTGATGCCCACAGGCCCAGCTATATTTTGCTGAGCTTAAATTGTCATGAAACAATAATTGAGacaataaagtataaacaatcatataactaaacaaatctaGCTAACTAACATTAGACAAAACCAGTAACCATATTATATAGCTAATGCTTAAAAATAAGTCCAAACAAAGCTATCTATTTAAACAACATTATTGTGATTGTGATATCGAGTCACTaccttttttaataatttcctCCACATCAGCAGGATTATTAATGTTTTCCTCATTATCCAGATATCGGATCTTTCCATTCCAgcagtttttgtttctgttctttgtCATCTTGAGCTCAAGTGGACATCGTGTCACCATGCCTGCATGATAAGGGGTTTTCTTAAAcattcttttataaaaaaaaacaaaaattcagcTTGTTTTTAAGTCACCCATGACATGTCCCACAGGTTTTTTCTGAGATATCACAAGGTATTCACAGTACTGTAGGTTTGCTGGTTCTGTGTAGTGCCCAGGCATTTCCATGACCATGTGAGAGTAATCGAGTCATTGTTATCCCACCTTTATTTTTCagtcattaatattaaaaaaggtTGAATGCAGGATATGATGCCAGACACTCAAAAAGACAATCCAGTTATTGCTACCAAAGAGCTGTAGGGAACTGACTTAGAGTCACTAAACAGGGAGCTCCAGATCCAGTCTAATAAACAGACATGTGCAAGCCAGATAAAAGCATTTTTCCTGAGCACCTGTTGAATTCTCTTCTAATATTTTCTTTCCCTTGTGTTCTATagtctaaaatgtttttgtccCAGGTGGTGGGAGAGGGAGAAGGGGACCCTTGCCTGAATCAGGTGAAGGGGTAAGTGTCAGTGGGTGCTATGGTTGAGGGTCAGAAAGAAAGTGGGGTGACCCAACAGGCAAAGCATGATGATTCTCACCTGTGTGGATTACTGTCAAGAAAATAATATGTGGTTTGTTTGTTATGCAGTAACTCAGTGtgccagagagacagagaactaGAGACAACACCACACTAGTACCCAGACCAGATAGATCTGAACTTAGCATGTATTCATTTCAACAAAAAGAAGGTAAAAGCCACAAATTATTGAACAGAATTTTTGTTGATGATTTCAAttgattttataaaaagtgTTAGCCATGTCCtaacttaattttattttctttacatgcACTACAGCACGTAAACACAGGgcataaacagcatatatgctTGCAGTAtatgttttgtattatttacaacttacataaagaaatgaaatgaactaCATACTAATAAACTATCACTTTTTTATCCATcttaaattctgtgtaattcaGGTCTGACACGCACACATTGTTATCGCTGCATTCACTTCCTGCATTCACTTTGAAATGTCATACATACTTCACCtaatattaaataacaataaaattatattataaattcaaCTTTCGTTACCAAATGACAGTTTTCATGTTTtcacaatgtatttatttatttgtttgtttgtttgtttgtttgttattttagttatttcaaTTAAAGTCATTAAAGTTTGGCttaattataacattttaattttaaaaacaacaaatctaAGACTAAAAGTGGACTGTAACTGCTTTTACTTATTATTGTCTTGAGTGAAAGTTATATTAATGTTAactttggaaatgtttttaagGGAAGAAAATTTAAGGGaagaaataaaagtaattaatataatcagaacattttttttaaagttacatGATTAATTTGACCCCATGGTGTCTCACCAGTCCCGCGGGGCAGCGCGACTCCGGACAGCGCCTCCAGCACCGAGCTCTTCCCCGAGCTCTGGTCTCCGATCACGGCGATGGCGGGCAGCTCGAGGTCCTTCTCCACACCGAGCGCGCGCAGAGAGTCGATCAGGTCGATGCACGGACGCACCTTTAATTCATACGGTTTATTCAGGATCGCGCTCATCTCTGATTGCGGATAAACTCagcaaatagataaataattaatagaCAATAATCAACAACTAATCTTATTTCGTTTGTAGTGTGTGCTTTTACGCAGCGCTGTTTCCTATCTGTGGAACCTGGTACTTGCAAAAGAGTAAGTGATGCTCCAGGATGCTTTACCTGTCATGCAAACTACCTTCAAATCGTTTTTTCCACGATTCTTTTACATGAATCGATTCTCAAGCAATCAAATGAAAGGCGAAACGTATATAAGGTTTTGGTctatacagactatacaatatTGGTTTCTGTAGGTGTATAATTAGTCAACGAAATTAActcaaatcaatcaaataacGTTCGGTTCTACCTGGATTTGCTGAATTGATTCAATGAATCGAATCCTAGAGATGAACCCAAAGTAAACTACCTTCTTTTACCTTTAATGCTTccacagaaggaaaaaagggaaagtAATATTTAGTCTGACGTTTTGACTAGgcaaataaaagttaaatgaGTTCAGCTGAAGAATCGACTCAACGACTCGAATCCTGAAACGAATAATCAGTGCTTGAGAGTGAAAAGAACAGACTTTAGATATATGaatgattaatattattttttatgtttgccAGTAAAACAAGCATTGTTTAATTTTGtcaaattctaaaaataatccGACAACACTGTTTTATAGGACTgccagataaataaaatataaatgtatttgccCTTCTAACACGAAACTACATTAGTTTGGTGTCGGTCATGAGACACTACTTAAGTCCTGTTCTATCGGTTTAGCTGCTTACAGCAATGTACGTGTCCTTATAGTCTGGTCATATCTTCATGTAGCTTCGAACTAATATAGACATTTACACACCTTGTTTTCCTGGCTAAGCATGAGAGGATGTAATAGTGTTTCAGTTTCTACCACCATGAATTTTTTGTCCCATGTATCCCTCAAAGTTGAATGTGTGATCTGGCGTTTAATGTGTAGGGTATTTAAAAAGCCAGCTGATAACATTACCAGTTCCGGCCAGCAGGTGGGGCTATTGTCAGTTGgcagttccctttcgagggaacttaACGCTGCTTCAGGGCTGACGCTAGGGaaatgcttctgtgaggaagttgtgtctgaagctctgtgtgcacaagCCAAAAGaaaggacacgtgacgaagtGAATACGCaacagtaagtccatataagggcatttACGTCACTGCAGTGGCGCTGTTGATATattgagtcactggctattttcaagcggcggttgaagacctacttattcaggaaacacttcaactagcacttctttccttatcttttgcatttaaaaaaaaaaaaaaaaaacaaacacctttgacactttttcattgtaactttgttttaaaaagattttttgttttaaactcatggtatcttaagtatgtaacctagtgagccagcattaatgtattcaatgctagagatttaagcacttatgtacgtcgctctgaataagggcgtctgccaaatgctgtaaatgtaaatgtaaatgtaaatatattgttgtttttccagTCCTCTAGAGAGCGTTAGTTCTATAGTTATCGTAGTAGTTTAGCTACTATGTGGCAAGAGAAGAATAAGTGCTTCCAGAACGGCAATAAGCACATGTTGGggtgtttctctctccctctaaaGTCAGCCAATTGTTTGAAACCCTTTGAGTGGCAATATGAGTTAGTTTCTGTGTTTAATAGTAATATTACACATGATATACCTGATTATTGAAGTAAGTTAAAATGTGTTCATGGATGCTAATTTGTGTTAACGTGATACAGCACAGTAATacgatttattttatattgattttGATTTCTAGTCATTTAAATacctttttgtgtttgtatcttTTAGTTTCACACTTTTCTGCATTACATCCTGGTCAAATACAACAACTGCCTGTACCTTGGTGGAAGTGATGCAAGAGAGAGTTTAACTCGCTGTGAATCTCAATATAGAACAAGAGGTTACATTAGGTGCAACAGTAcagtcacattactccagcttctttttctccaggaagcgctctgtgtatgtgtgccaaTTGTCTATCCTGTCTGTCTATTGCAGGGAacgaaatatatatatttctaactATATTGCGATGTGAACATTTTAAGAGATGTATGCATCCATGCTCCCACTATATCATGGCGGACGACACGCACTCtctttgcattgtttgtttgggagaggagcatgcccggtcggctctcgagggagccggCTGCATGCATTGTGATGGATTCCCTCTGCGCACTCTCCGATCCCGCTTGGCTGTATTTCCAGCTTTGGCTGCACCTCATGGTTCGGGTCCCGCGGCTTCGATCATGAGGTTCTCAGGTTGAGTTAGCGGAAACGGAGCAAGAGACGGgtatttccctttctcttgccctctccctTGACTTTGTTCTCTCAGTGTCAGTTTCGGGAGCTTGCGCTGTGATTTCTCCAGACCAGGAAGACGCAATCAGTAGCATTCAAGGAGCTCCTCAAGGTGACACGCGCTGTTCCAAGTTGAAATTTAATTGGCCGGAAGAGGAGGTAAGTGTCGTCAGTTCTAAGCTTCCACTAGTTGCGCCTCGTTGGCCCTCTCAATTTTGGTTTATGGACCTATTCTCCTTCCTGAACAGCACTACATGGGAGGCTCCCGTCAAGAAGGATCTCCTCTCTACGGCACAATGGGCAATGCATCAGGGCTGAAGCCCCAAGATGTGGAACACCTCTGCCCCGAGATGTGGATCCTCTGGGTCTGGCCCCTTAGGGGAaccagttcctagaggcaggcctcccatctgaggtgacagagactctattaaatgc encodes:
- the LOC132839255 gene encoding interferon-induced GTP-binding protein Mx1-like, which gives rise to MSAILNKPYELKVRPCIDLIDSLRALGVEKDLELPAIAVIGDQSSGKSSVLEALSGVALPRGTGMVTRCPLELKMTKNRNKNCWNGKIRYLDNEENINNPADVEEIIKKAQQNIAGPVGISDELIRLEVISADVPDLTLIDLPGIVRVPMDGQPEDICEQSKRLTRKFISKQGTIILVVVQSNVDIATSEALKMAKEVDPNGERTLGILTMPDLVDKGTEDAVVSIINNEIINLTKGYMIVKCRGQQEIHDRVILYEAIETEKNFFENHPKFSTLYDEGKATIPNLAEKLMLKLVFHIECYLPHLEEQIQNKLDETLTELHHYGSGLPTEPNQRINCLTDKITAFTKDVINLSIGEDLRNMPHVNIFSSLRKHFEDWKNDLDQSGQNFNNSIEKELQEYKKKYRGRELPSFMNYKTFEIILKDQLEKLEEPAIRKLKEISGLIKTEFIQLAQFSFHAFPNLLKTAKIKIENIKQVKESEAESLLRTQFKMELMICTQDSIYKDTLYTVQEGEAEKKKLGVPCPASHNLTDHTDGVEELMRHLKSYYMISTKRLADQVPLVIRYMMVQDSAVQLEREMIQLIQGEVNFDELLKEDHDIINKRNNLKCRQKRLTDALNYLTTFQSQ